TTGTACATAATTGAAGGAGGAAATAAAATGGCAATTTCAGCAAGTATGGTAAAAGAACTGCGCGAGCGTACAGGTGCAGGAATGATGGATTGTAAAAAAGCTTTAACAGAAACAGACGGTGATATGGAAAAAGCAATTGATCTTCTTCGTGAGAAGGGAATTGCGAAAGCTGCTAAGAAAGCGGACCGTATTGCAGCAGAAGGATTAACTTATGTTGCTGTAGAAGGAAATAAAGCAGTTATCGTTGAAATCAATTCAGAAACAGACTTTGTTTCTAAAAACGAAAACTTTAAAAACCTAGTAGCAAACGTTGCTAATAGTGTACTAGCTAATACTCCAGCTGATGTTGATGCTGCTTTAGCTGTTAGCTATGAAGAAGCTACTCTTGCAGATTACATCAACACTCAAATCGCAAAAATTGGTGAAAAACTTTCATTACGCCGTTTTGAAATTGTTGAAAAAACGGATGCTGATGCGTTTGGTGCTTACTTACACATGGGTGGAAGAATTGGTGTATTAACAGTTCTTGCTGGTACAAATGATGAAGAGCTTGCGAAAGATGTTGCAATGCATATCGCTGCTATTAATCCAAAATACGTTTCACGTGACGAAGTTTCTCAGGAAGAAGTGGCTCGCGAACGTGAAGTATTAACACAACAAGCATTAAACGAAGGGAAACCTGAAAACATCGTTGCTAAAATGGTAGAAGGCCGTTTAAGCAAATATTTCGAAGATATTTGTTTACTAGATCAACCATTCGTAAAAGATGGCGATCAAAAAGTTGGCAAGTATGTAAGCAATAAAGGTGCTTCTGTGGTTTCATTTACTCGTTATGAAGTAGGCGAAGGTATGGAAAAGCGTGAAGATAACTTTGCAGAAGAAGTAATGTCTCAAGTTAAAAAGTAAAGCTATTGGAAAAGCGAAAGCGCCAGATAAGCGACCACAAGCAAATGTTCATTAAGAAAAAGTGAAATCTTTTTTCTTAATGAACATTTGACCTCAGGAGCTAGGCGCTGAAGCTAGGC
The window above is part of the Anaerobacillus sp. CMMVII genome. Proteins encoded here:
- the tsf gene encoding translation elongation factor Ts, with the protein product MAISASMVKELRERTGAGMMDCKKALTETDGDMEKAIDLLREKGIAKAAKKADRIAAEGLTYVAVEGNKAVIVEINSETDFVSKNENFKNLVANVANSVLANTPADVDAALAVSYEEATLADYINTQIAKIGEKLSLRRFEIVEKTDADAFGAYLHMGGRIGVLTVLAGTNDEELAKDVAMHIAAINPKYVSRDEVSQEEVAREREVLTQQALNEGKPENIVAKMVEGRLSKYFEDICLLDQPFVKDGDQKVGKYVSNKGASVVSFTRYEVGEGMEKREDNFAEEVMSQVKK